From the Mycobacterium sp. DL592 genome, the window TCTTCGCAGCCTTGCTGGCCTGCGCACGGCGGGCGCGGGTGGCGCTGGCCGAGGTGCCTGCGTCCTTCTTCTTGCTCGGACGGCTCTCCACGATCACGGTGATGTGGCTGGTGCGCTTGCGGATCCGGTACGCGCGGCCCTGGGCGCGCGGACGGATTCGCTTGGCCGTCGGACCCTCGTCGGCGTACACGGTGGCGACCACCAGGCTTGCCGGGTCGAGGCCGTTGTTGTTCTGCGCGTTGGCAGCGGCCGAGGCGATCACCTTGGCGACCGGCTCGCTCGCCTGTTGCGGCGCCCAGCGCAGGATGTCCAGCGCCTCTTCAACCGACTTGCCGCGGACCAGGTTGATCACCCGGCGCGCCTTGCTCGCCGAGATACCGACGTACTTCGCAACAGCTGTGGCAGACGGATATTCAGTCGTCGTTGTCATGGTTATCGACGCTTCGCTTTCCGGTCGTCCTTGATGTGACCCTTGAACGTCCGCGTCGGGGCGAACTCGCCCAGCTTGTGACCGACCATGGCCTCGGTGACGAACACCGGCACGTGCTTGCGGCCGTCGTGGACGGCGAAGGTGTGACCGATGAAGTCCGGGATGATGGTCGAACGACGCGACCAGGTCTTGATGACCTGCTTGGTGTTCTTCTCGTTCTGGACGTCGACCTTCTTGAGCAGATGGTCGTCGACGAACGGACCCTTCTTAAGGCTGCGTGGCATCTTTGGCTACTCCCTGCCTAGCGCTTGTTCTTGCCGGTGCGCCGGCGTCGGACGATGAGCTTGTCGCTCGGCTTGTTTGGCTTGCGGGTACGGCCCTCGGGCTTACCCCACGGGCTGACCGGGTGGCGGCCACCGGAGGTCTTGCCCTCGCCGCCGCCGTGCGGGTGGTCGACCGGGTTCATCACGACACCACGGACGGTGGGGCGCTTGCCCTTCCAGCGCATGCGGCCGGCCTTGCCCCAGTTGATGTTCGCCTGCTCGGCGTTGCCGACCTCGCCGACGGTGGCGCGGCAGCGCACGTCGACGCGGCGGATTTCACCTGAGGGCATACGCAGGGAGGCGTAGGCGCCTTCCTTGCCCAGCAGCTGGATGCTCGAGCCGGCCGAGCGGGCCAGCTTGGCACCGCCGCCGGGACGCAGCTCGACAGCGTGGATGACGGTACCGGCCGGGATGTTGCGCAGCGGCAGGTTGTTACCCGGCTTGATGTCGGCGTTCGGACCCGACTCGATGACGTCACCCTGCGAAAGTCCCTGCGGGGCAATGATGTAGCGCTTCTCGCCATCGAGGAAGTGCAGCAGCGCGATGTTCGCGGTGCGGTTCGGGTCGTACTCGATATGCGCGACCTTGGCGTTGACGCCGTCCTTGTCATTACGACGGAAGTCGATGACGCGGTAGGCACGCTTGTGGCCACCACCCTTGTGCCGGGTGGTGATTCGGCCGTGCGCGTTGCGGCCGCCGGTGCTGTGCAGCGGGCGGATCAGCGACTTCTCCGGAGTCGAGCGAGTGATCTCGGCGAAATCGGAGACGCTGGCACCGCGGCGACCGGGGGTCGTCGGCTTGTACTTGCGAATTCCCATGTTCTGGTTCCTGAGTTCTTTCGTGCCGGCTTAGGCCGGTGCTCCGAAGAGGTCGATCGGCTTGCTGCCGGGGGCCAGGGTCACGATCGCGCGCTTGGTGCTCTTGCGCTTGCCGAAGCCGGTCCGGGTGCGCTTGCGCTTACCCTGCCGGTTGGCGGTGTTCACGGAGTCGACCTTCACGGCGAAGATCTTCTCGATGGCGATCTTGATCTGCGTCTTGTTCGAGTCCGGGTGGACGATGAACGTGTAGACGTTGTCCTCGATCAGTCCGTACGACTTCTCCGAGATGACCGGAGCCAGGATGATGTCGCGGGGATCAGTCTGGATAGCCATCAGGCGGACACCTCCTGCTTCGCCTTCGCGGCGTGCTCGATGTAGGCGTTGAGGGCCTCCACGCTGAACACCACGTCGTCGGCGTTGAGCACGTCATAGGTATTGAGCTGATCGGGCGAGATCACGTGCACACCGGGCAGGTTGCGCACGCTCTTCGCACCGACCTCGTCGCTGCGGCCGATGACGATCAGCACCTTCTTGTTCTCGGTCAGCGTGCCCAGGAACGTCTTGGCACTCTTAGTCGAGGGCGTCTGGCCTTCGACCAGTTCGGTGACCGCGTGGATGCGCTCGTTGCGGGCCCGGTCGGACAATGCGCCGCGCAGTGCGGCGGCGATCATCTTCTTCGGGGTGCGCTGGCTGTAGTCGCGCGGCTGCGGGCCGTGCACCACACCACCACCGGTGAACTGCGGCGCGCGGGTCGAGCCCTGACGGGCGCGGCCGGTGCCCTTCTGCCGGTACGGCTTCTTGCCACCGCCGGAGACCTGAGCGCGAGTCTTGGTCGCGTGGGTGCCCTGACGCTTGGCGGCCAGCTGCGCGGTGACAACCTGGTGCATCAGCGCCACGTTGGCTTCCACGTCGAACAGCTCGGCAGGCAACTCGACGCTGCCGTCCTTCTTGCCGCCCGGAGTATGGACGTCAATCTTGAGACTCATTACTTCTCACCTCGTTTGACCGCGGTGCGAACCATCACCAGGCCGCCGGTGCGTCCGGGGACGGCACCCTTGATCAACAGGACGCCGTTCTCGGCATCGACCTTGTGCACCAGCAGGTTCTGCGTGGTGATGCGGTCGCTACCCATCCGGCCTGACATGCGGGTGCCCTTGAAGACACGGCCCGGGGTGGCGCAGCCACCGATCGAACCCGGCCGGCGGTGCACCGCCTGGGCGCCGTGGCTGGCGCCCTGGCCACGGAAGCCGTGGCGCTTCATGGTGCCCGCGAAACCCTTGCCCTTGCTGGTGCCGGTGACATCGACGTAGGCACCGTCGGCGAAGATCTCCGCCGTCAGTTCCTGGCCGACCTCATACTCCGCGGCCGCGGCCTCGTCGTCGAGGCGCAGCTCGGCCAGGTGCCGGCGCGGGTTGACCCCGGCGGCGGCGTACTGACCGGTGACCGGCTTATTGACCTTGCGGGGGCTGATTTCACCGTAGGCGAGCTGCACCGCGCTGTAGCCATCACGCTCGGGCGTACGGATGCGGGTCACCACGTTCGGGCCGGCCTTGACGACCGTCACCGGGACCACGCGATTGTTCTCGTCGAAGACCTGGGTCATGCCCAGCTTCGTACCCAAGATTCCTTTTCTAGCCATCTGTCCGCCGACTCCTACTGAATGTTCACGTCGACGCTGGCCGGCAGGTCGATGCGCATGAGCGCGTCAACCGTCTTCGGCGTCGGGTCGAGGATGTCGATGAGCCGCTTGTGAGTACGCATCTCGAAGTGCTCCCGCGAGTCCTTGTACTTATGCGGGGAGCGGATGACGCAGTACACGTTTTTTTCCGTCGGCAGCGGCACCGGCCCGACCACACTGGCGCCGGTTCGAGTGACCGTTTCCACGATCTTGCGCGCCGAGGCGTCAATGGCCTCATGGTCGTAGGCCTTGAGCCTGATGCGGATCTTTTGTCCCGCCACGCTTCTCCTACCTTCACTCCTGCTTGGTCCCCGCAAGGGGACACGGTGGTCTGCGCTACGCCCTGAAGCGTCGCGCTGGCTGTCGCCGCCGCTCTTTACCTGTCCTGGTGCTCCGGCCCCCGCGGTCGGGTGTGTCGCCCTCACGCGGCCCCGAAGGCGCGGTGAAATCCGTCGCACTCCGAGGATGGGACCGGACGCGCCCGTTTGGGCGCCGGTCGTACACCTTGAGCGGCACGCTCCCGACAGGGTGCGAACCCGGCTCAAGGCAACCCGAACAGTATGCCTTAGATCGCGGCACCAGCCAAATTCGGTCGAGCACCAGCCAAATCAGGTTGGAGCGCCGGCCAAATCACTGCACTGCCTGCTCAGCGTACGTGCACCGGTGCTGCGCCGATCCGGCCGGGAGGCTGATCTTACTGCGGAGTAAGGTCGGCCCTCATGGCTGCGACCCCCGGGCTGACGACCGGCACGTACCGGATCTGGCAGCGGCTGTCCCGGTACCCCGGGGGCAGCCTGGTGTTCTCCGCCGCGGCGGCCGCGCGGGTGCCCTTCTTCGCGACGGTCCTGCCCCACATCGTCCGCATGGAGCCCGGCTACGCCGAGGTCAGCATCCGCAAATGGATCCTGACCTACAACCACCTGCGCACCGTGCACGCGATCGCGATGTGCAACGCCGCCGAGATGGCGATGGGGATGTTGATGGAGGCGACGGTCCCGACCACCCATCGCTGGATCCCGAAGGCGATGGACGTGCAGTACCTGCACAAGGCGACGACCTCGCTGCGGGCCTGCGCCCGGCTCGATCCGCCGGACTTCGCCGCGATCACCGAGGGCGCCGAGATCGTCGTGCCGGTCAGCGCCTACGACCGGGCCGGCACCGAGGTGTTCCGTGCCGAGATCACCACCTGGGTCACACCGGCCCGGATTTCCTGACAGTTACTGCCATAACGGCATAGCATGCCGGGCATGTACCGAGTCATTCAGTGGGCGACCGGCGGTGTCGGCAAGGCGGCGATCCAGGGCGTGCTGCGCCATCCCGAACTCGAACTCGTGGGCTGCTGGGTCCACAGCGACGACAAGAACGGCCGCGACGTCGGCGAGCTGATCGGTCAGGAGCCGATCGGTGTCGCCGCCACGACCGACATCGACGCGCTGCTCGCCCTCGACGCCGACTGCGTCATGTACTCACCGCTGCTGCCCGACGAACAGGTGGTCGCCAGGATCCTGCGGTCGGGCAAGAACGTCGTCACGCCGGTGGGCTGGGTGTACCCCGATCCGCAGAGCCCGCCGGTGCGGGCCATCGAAGAGGCGTGTCTGGTCGGCGGCGTGACACTGCACGGTTCGGGCATCCACCCCGGCGGCATCACCGAACGTTTTCCGTTGATGGTGTCGTCGCTGTCCTCGGCGATCACCCACGTCCGCGCCGAGGAGTTCTCCGACATCCGCACCTACAACGCTCCCCTGGTGGTGCGAGAGGTGATGGGCTTCGGACTGACCCCGGAGCAGGCGATGAGCGGGCCGATCGCCGCGCTGCTGGAGGCCGGCTTCAAGGCCTCGGTCCGGATGGTCACCGACCAGTTGGGCTTTCGCGCCGAACCCCGTATCCGCTCGACCCAGGAGGTCGCGGTCGCCGTCACCGGCACCGACGAACTCGTGGTTCCGATGGAAGCGGGCACCGTGGCCGCCCGGCGATTCCGCTGGCAGGCCATCGTCGACGACACCCCGGTAGTCACCGCCGCGGTGAACTGGCTGATGTGCGAGGTCGAACTCGATCCGCCGTGGACTCTGGGCGAGCAGGGTGAGCGCTTCGAGGTCGAGATCACCGGCGACCCCGACGTCTCTCTGACGTTCAAAGGGCTGCAACCGGAATCGGTTGCCGAAGGGCTCATCCGCAATCCGGGGGTCGTCGCCACCGCCAACCACTGCGTCAGCGCCATCCCCTATGTGTGCGAGGCCGCGCCCGGCATCAAGACCTACCTGGACCTGCCGCTCATCGCCGGCCGGGCCGCCCCCGGCCTGGCCCGCTGATGGAACCGGTTGCCGACCTGAGGTTCTCGCACCTGGTGGTGGGCGTGACGGATATGGACCGGGCGCTGTCCTTCTATCGAGGTCTGCTCGGCATGGACGTCGTGTTCGACCAGGCCATGTCCGGTGAACCCTTCGACGCCGCGCTCGGCGGCTCCGCCGGGCACCAGGGCCGTGTCGTCGGCGGCCTGGTCGGCGGGGTGATGCTCGAACTGCTGTCACTGGGCGGCCCGGCCCGCCCGGCCCGCAGGTCGATCGTGGGCAATCAGAACATCTCCCTGTCGGTGGCCGACCTCGACGACACCTATCGCCGGGTCCGTGCCGCCGGCTACGAACCCGACCAGGCGCCCTTCGAGATCGCCGGGGTGCGGATGTTCTTCGTCAAGGACCCCGACGGCACCTCCGTTGAATTCATCGAATTCCCAACGCCGGCAAGGACATCGGAGGAACTACACCGTGGCACTGGATGACGCGCAGCCGTACTGGCATCCGAAATCCCTCGCCGGCCTGCGGGCGATCGTCACCGGTGCGGCCCTGGGTGTCGGCCGCGGCATCACCGCGGCACTGCTGGAACGCGGCGCTTCGGTGCTGCTGGTCGACCGCAACCCAGCGGTGAACAAGGTGGCCGACCAGTTCGCGACCGAGGGACACCGGGCCGTCGCACTGGTCGCCGACCTGTGCGACCGCGCCAGCTACGCTCACATCGTCGACACCGCGGTCCAGCACCTCGGCGGGCTCGATGCGCTGGTCAACAACGCCATCGCGAGCAACGAGCCAAAGCCGTTCGGCGATATCACCATGGCCGACTATGACCTGGTCTTCGACATCGGGCCGCGGGCCACCTTCTTTCTGATGCAGGCGGCCCACCCGGTGCTCAAGGCCGCAGGCGGCGGATCGATCGTGAACCTCGGCTCTGGCAGCGGCACCGGCGGGCAGACCTGGTTCGGAGCCTACGCCGCGGCCAAGGAGGCGATCCGCGGCATGTCGAAGGTCGCCGCCCTGGAATGGGGATCCGACAACATCCGGGTCAACGTGATCTGCCCATTCGCCAACTCCGACGGCGTGCGGGGGTGGAGCGAGGCGTTCCCCGACGTTTACGGCAAGGTCGTGAAAGGCATTCCGCTGCAACGGGTCGGCGATACCCACGACGACATCGGCGCGATGGTCGCCTTCCTGGTCAGCGCCGATGCGTCCTACCTCACCGCGCAGACCATCCACGTCGACGGCGGGATGGGAACCTTCCGGTGACCGACACGCCCTCGCTGCGGGACAGGCAACGGGCCCAGGTGCGCGCAGACATCCACGCCGCGGCCTACCGCCTGTTCGCCGCGCGGGGCTACGCCAACGTGACCACCGAGGACATCGCGGCCGAGGCGGCGGTGTCGCCTAGGACGTTCTTCCGTCACGTGGCCACCAAGGAGGAGTTGCTGCTCGGCGCGGTCCAGCGCGGTGGCGCGGCGATCGCGGCGCTGCTGCAGCGCCGGCCGCCGGACGAGCCGCCCGATCTGGCGCTCTCGGCAGCCATCATCGGGCGGGTCGGGTCGTTCGACGACGCCGACCTGCAGAACTGGCTGGCGGTGATCCTGACCGCACCGGAGTTGCTCGACCGCGTGACCCTGCTCGCCGGTCAGGACCGCAACCGCCTGGTCGAACTGATCGCTGACCGGATGGGGCTTGATTCCGCCCAGGACAGCAGGCCCGGGCTGCTGGTCCAATTGTCTTTGGCGGCAGCTGATTTCGCGTTCCAACGCTGGGTGCGCGACGGCAACACCCGGCGCCGGTCGCTGTCGCGCGACGTGCAGGACGCCCTCGCCGTCGTCGAACATCCCCGGTGGCGGGGCTAGCGGGTACCTTTCAGCGTCGCCCAGAACTGACACTGGTGGCGAGCGGCGAAATCGGTGACGACGGACAGCGCCCCGGTCTGCAGCGACAACCGAGGACCGGTGGTCGAGTCGGCCCCCAGCTGCGGCCACTGCAGCTGGCCGACGACGTCTGGGGTGCCGGTCTTCACGAACTGACTCCAGTAACCGATCATCTGGTCGGAGAGCTGGCGCTGCGCGGGATTCAGCGGTGGCGCCCCACCGATGTCGAACAGGTAGCGCAGGTCGAGCCCGTGGCTGGCGCCGACCGAAAACGGAACCAGCCGGAACGGGTCGGGCGCGGGAGCGTTCCGGTCGTTGAACTCATAGGCGTACACCGGGCCGCTGTGCGCCAGGTTGCTCGCCATTTTGTCTGCAGGACAGGCGAATTGACTGTCCGTGACGGCGGCCGAGTATGCTCGCCCGGCGCTGCCGCCGTAGCGCTGCAATGGATAGTGCGCGCCCACCGCCGCCGCGTCGGCACCGAACGTGTCGGCCAGCAGCTTCGAATACGGTGGCAATCCGTGCCCACGCAGGTACTGGATGGCGACGAACAGGGTGAACTCGTCGGTGGTGGTGCCGATGAGGACGGGAACCCGCGGGACCTTGCCGAGAGCGAACCCGGTCATCGGGTCGACCGGCAGCTTGTCGGTGCCGGTGACCGGGCCGGTGAGCCAGTCCGCGCCGAATCCGACGTACAGCGGCGGACGCAGCAGGCGGTCGACGGGCATGGCGCGCAGGCATTGCGCGACGCTGCCCGGATCCGGGCAGCCGGCCCGCCGCGCGTAGTCCAGGCTGACGCGCTGGGCGGTGGGACGGTCGGACTGGGTCTGGCACGGCCCGCTCTGCAGGATCGCCGCGCGGAACAGCCCGGCCGATTCGGGTGCGACGAGGTGGTCACACACCGACATCGCCCCTGCGGACTCCCCCGCGATGGTGACCTTGGCCGGATCGCCGCCGAAGGCACCGATGTTGTCCTGCACCCAGCGCAGTGCGGCCTGCTGGTCTTGCAGTCCGTAGTTGCCCGCGTCGCCGGTTGGGCTCAGCGCCGGGTGAGCCAGGAAGCCGAGTGTGCCCAACCGGTAGTTCACGGTGACCACGACGATGTCGCCCTGGGTGGCCATCCACCGCGCGTCGTAGATATCGGCGCTGCCGTTGAGGAACCCGCCGCCGTGGATCCAGACCATCACCGGTCGCGGGGTGGTCGGGGTGGCTCCGTCGGGCGTCCAGACGTTGAGACTCAGGCAATCCTCACCGGTCGGGCGACCGTAGTCGGGATCGGTGCGGGTGTCCTGCGGGCAGCGCAGGCCCGGCCTGGTGGCGTCACGCACGCCCTGC encodes:
- the rplD gene encoding 50S ribosomal protein L4, with translation MSLKIDVHTPGGKKDGSVELPAELFDVEANVALMHQVVTAQLAAKRQGTHATKTRAQVSGGGKKPYRQKGTGRARQGSTRAPQFTGGGVVHGPQPRDYSQRTPKKMIAAALRGALSDRARNERIHAVTELVEGQTPSTKSAKTFLGTLTENKKVLIVIGRSDEVGAKSVRNLPGVHVISPDQLNTYDVLNADDVVFSVEALNAYIEHAAKAKQEVSA
- a CDS encoding hotdog fold domain-containing protein, with protein sequence MAATPGLTTGTYRIWQRLSRYPGGSLVFSAAAAARVPFFATVLPHIVRMEPGYAEVSIRKWILTYNHLRTVHAIAMCNAAEMAMGMLMEATVPTTHRWIPKAMDVQYLHKATTSLRACARLDPPDFAAITEGAEIVVPVSAYDRAGTEVFRAEITTWVTPARIS
- the rplC gene encoding 50S ribosomal protein L3; amino-acid sequence: MARKGILGTKLGMTQVFDENNRVVPVTVVKAGPNVVTRIRTPERDGYSAVQLAYGEISPRKVNKPVTGQYAAAGVNPRRHLAELRLDDEAAAAEYEVGQELTAEIFADGAYVDVTGTSKGKGFAGTMKRHGFRGQGASHGAQAVHRRPGSIGGCATPGRVFKGTRMSGRMGSDRITTQNLLVHKVDAENGVLLIKGAVPGRTGGLVMVRTAVKRGEK
- the rplB gene encoding 50S ribosomal protein L2 — translated: MGIRKYKPTTPGRRGASVSDFAEITRSTPEKSLIRPLHSTGGRNAHGRITTRHKGGGHKRAYRVIDFRRNDKDGVNAKVAHIEYDPNRTANIALLHFLDGEKRYIIAPQGLSQGDVIESGPNADIKPGNNLPLRNIPAGTVIHAVELRPGGGAKLARSAGSSIQLLGKEGAYASLRMPSGEIRRVDVRCRATVGEVGNAEQANINWGKAGRMRWKGKRPTVRGVVMNPVDHPHGGGEGKTSGGRHPVSPWGKPEGRTRKPNKPSDKLIVRRRRTGKNKR
- a CDS encoding VOC family protein, which codes for MDRALSFYRGLLGMDVVFDQAMSGEPFDAALGGSAGHQGRVVGGLVGGVMLELLSLGGPARPARRSIVGNQNISLSVADLDDTYRRVRAAGYEPDQAPFEIAGVRMFFVKDPDGTSVEFIEFPTPARTSEELHRGTG
- a CDS encoding carboxylesterase/lipase family protein → MSLVLVAGCARGGSESESAASPQPTVVHTTGGEVRGVAAPGYRVFDGIPYAASPVGELRWQPPAPVPPWQGVRDATRPGLRCPQDTRTDPDYGRPTGEDCLSLNVWTPDGATPTTPRPVMVWIHGGGFLNGSADIYDARWMATQGDIVVVTVNYRLGTLGFLAHPALSPTGDAGNYGLQDQQAALRWVQDNIGAFGGDPAKVTIAGESAGAMSVCDHLVAPESAGLFRAAILQSGPCQTQSDRPTAQRVSLDYARRAGCPDPGSVAQCLRAMPVDRLLRPPLYVGFGADWLTGPVTGTDKLPVDPMTGFALGKVPRVPVLIGTTTDEFTLFVAIQYLRGHGLPPYSKLLADTFGADAAAVGAHYPLQRYGGSAGRAYSAAVTDSQFACPADKMASNLAHSGPVYAYEFNDRNAPAPDPFRLVPFSVGASHGLDLRYLFDIGGAPPLNPAQRQLSDQMIGYWSQFVKTGTPDVVGQLQWPQLGADSTTGPRLSLQTGALSVVTDFAARHQCQFWATLKGTR
- the rpsS gene encoding 30S ribosomal protein S19 produces the protein MPRSLKKGPFVDDHLLKKVDVQNEKNTKQVIKTWSRRSTIIPDFIGHTFAVHDGRKHVPVFVTEAMVGHKLGEFAPTRTFKGHIKDDRKAKRR
- a CDS encoding TetR/AcrR family transcriptional regulator — protein: MTDTPSLRDRQRAQVRADIHAAAYRLFAARGYANVTTEDIAAEAAVSPRTFFRHVATKEELLLGAVQRGGAAIAALLQRRPPDEPPDLALSAAIIGRVGSFDDADLQNWLAVILTAPELLDRVTLLAGQDRNRLVELIADRMGLDSAQDSRPGLLVQLSLAAADFAFQRWVRDGNTRRRSLSRDVQDALAVVEHPRWRG
- the rplW gene encoding 50S ribosomal protein L23, yielding MAIQTDPRDIILAPVISEKSYGLIEDNVYTFIVHPDSNKTQIKIAIEKIFAVKVDSVNTANRQGKRKRTRTGFGKRKSTKRAIVTLAPGSKPIDLFGAPA
- the rpsJ gene encoding 30S ribosomal protein S10 gives rise to the protein MAGQKIRIRLKAYDHEAIDASARKIVETVTRTGASVVGPVPLPTEKNVYCVIRSPHKYKDSREHFEMRTHKRLIDILDPTPKTVDALMRIDLPASVDVNIQ
- a CDS encoding SDR family NAD(P)-dependent oxidoreductase translates to MALDDAQPYWHPKSLAGLRAIVTGAALGVGRGITAALLERGASVLLVDRNPAVNKVADQFATEGHRAVALVADLCDRASYAHIVDTAVQHLGGLDALVNNAIASNEPKPFGDITMADYDLVFDIGPRATFFLMQAAHPVLKAAGGGSIVNLGSGSGTGGQTWFGAYAAAKEAIRGMSKVAALEWGSDNIRVNVICPFANSDGVRGWSEAFPDVYGKVVKGIPLQRVGDTHDDIGAMVAFLVSADASYLTAQTIHVDGGMGTFR
- a CDS encoding dihydrodipicolinate reductase — encoded protein: MYRVIQWATGGVGKAAIQGVLRHPELELVGCWVHSDDKNGRDVGELIGQEPIGVAATTDIDALLALDADCVMYSPLLPDEQVVARILRSGKNVVTPVGWVYPDPQSPPVRAIEEACLVGGVTLHGSGIHPGGITERFPLMVSSLSSAITHVRAEEFSDIRTYNAPLVVREVMGFGLTPEQAMSGPIAALLEAGFKASVRMVTDQLGFRAEPRIRSTQEVAVAVTGTDELVVPMEAGTVAARRFRWQAIVDDTPVVTAAVNWLMCEVELDPPWTLGEQGERFEVEITGDPDVSLTFKGLQPESVAEGLIRNPGVVATANHCVSAIPYVCEAAPGIKTYLDLPLIAGRAAPGLAR